In Paenibacillus durus, the DNA window TCCAGCTCGTCAAGCTTTAGCAGGTGAAACGTGCCGTATCCCGTCTCCTGATTCTGGTCAACAACCGGAGCCAGTACATCCAAGATTTCATCGGCCTGATTCTTTGTAGCCAGAAGAGGAAAAGGGTGATGCTGTATATTGCGGGCGATCCGCACACGCGTGCTGATTACAATCTCGGAGTGGCTGCCGCCGCTGCGCATCCATTCACTAAGCGCTTGTTCGGTAAACCGGAGATCTGGCATCGTGCATTCCCCCTATATATCTTAAGACTTTACTCTTGTGCAATTTCTTTTTCAAGTTTTCGAATCTGATCCCTAAGCTCAGCGGCTCTTTCGAACTCTTCCTGCGCGATTACTTGCTGAAGCTGTTCCTTCAATTCATCGATTTGCCGTTTGAATTGAATTTGCGCGCCGATGCGTTTGGGAATCTTCCCCACATGGCTCGTGTTGCCGTGCACTCTTTTGAAGAGCGGATCAAGACCCTTGTCAAAAAACTTATAGCAGGAGCTGCAGCCGAAGCGTCCGAGCTTGCTGAACTGTCTATAGGTCATGCCGCATTCCTCACAGCGAACCTCTTGAGGCTTTGCTTCAGGAGAGGATTTCCCCTTGCTTGACCCCTCCAGATCCAATAAACCCGAAAGCAGGCTGTGAATGGAGAATCCGCCCGACGTACCCGGTATTAATTCACCCTTTTCCCTTGCACAGTTCTCGCAAATATGAAATTCCGTCTTCTCTCCGTTCACAATCTTCGTGAAATGAAGCGTTGCCGGTCTGACACCGCACTCTTGGCAAAGCATATAACGAAATCCTCCCTTTAAGCGCCGAATTATTTGCTGAGCAATGAGATCAGCATCGCCTTCATCATTTTGGAACGAATTTCGTCCCGATGGGGGAGCTTAACTGCAATGCATTCACGCGAAATGGCGGCGCGCATAAGACAGGCTTCGCGTCTGGTCAAAAATCCGGCCTCTTCGAGCTGATAAATAAGCCCCTCAGCCGTACTCTGATCGATGCCCGAGCCAATTTTCTGGTTAAGATGCGTATGCAGCGCCGAGTGCTGCGGAAGCTCAATGCGCTGAATGCGGATATATCCGCCTCCGCCGCGTTTGCTCTCCACCAAATAGCCCTTTTCAAGTGTAAAGCGTGTGCTGATTACATAATTGATCTGGGAGGGTACGCAGGAAAAATGGTCCGCCAGATCGTTGCGTTGAATTTCCACTGTGCCTTCGGGACTTTCATGCAAAATATTCTTCAGATATTGTTCGATGATATCGGAGATATTGCGCATCACTCATCCTCCAGATTCAGAGCTTGCAGATGCAGCCGATGGCACTGTTCCCTCTTTCGGCCTTAACCTTTAAGGGAACTTTAACCAAAGTGCAAAGAGCCGAATCCCGTATAAAGCCGGCTGACAAGCCCGGATTTAGATTCTGTTCAAGCCCTACTAGTGTGGCCTAAACTGTATACCGCATACTTGAAAAAGCGAACGGGAACGAATAAGTAATCACCTGCTGTATGCTCTGTTGACTTTGACTTTCTTTGACTTTTTTTATTATTATAGCACATTCTTCCGAAATGCCAAGTCTTTGTTCAAAAAAAATCAAACAATGCCGTCCGGGCATACGGAATACGTTCCCCACCCTTTTCTCTAACGATACATTACCCATAAGCAGTCCCGCTTGATACAGGTTCATCGGCTTTTTGTAACCTGAAGCGCCAGGTTGCCTGAGAATCATGATCAGCATAACAAGTCCGCAGCCCAAAGCGTTATTTATTATGAAAAAAACGGCTATCGTCCTCTTTTCAAGACGGCAGCCGCTTTCTTCCAGTATTCAGTTCTCGGATTGCTGCGAATCCGCTATAAAATGTTGTTTCGGGCAAGATAAATTCTTGCTTCGAAGGGG includes these proteins:
- a CDS encoding UvrB/UvrC motif-containing protein, with product MLCQECGVRPATLHFTKIVNGEKTEFHICENCAREKGELIPGTSGGFSIHSLLSGLLDLEGSSKGKSSPEAKPQEVRCEECGMTYRQFSKLGRFGCSSCYKFFDKGLDPLFKRVHGNTSHVGKIPKRIGAQIQFKRQIDELKEQLQQVIAQEEFERAAELRDQIRKLEKEIAQE
- a CDS encoding CtsR family transcriptional regulator, which codes for MRNISDIIEQYLKNILHESPEGTVEIQRNDLADHFSCVPSQINYVISTRFTLEKGYLVESKRGGGGYIRIQRIELPQHSALHTHLNQKIGSGIDQSTAEGLIYQLEEAGFLTRREACLMRAAISRECIAVKLPHRDEIRSKMMKAMLISLLSK